The following proteins are encoded in a genomic region of Channa argus isolate prfri chromosome 3, Channa argus male v1.0, whole genome shotgun sequence:
- the plk1 gene encoding serine/threonine-protein kinase PLK1: protein MSAGIPKPANPAAHVDPKSAPLKEIPDLLVDPRKMRRYSRGRFLGKGGFAKCYEITDLETKQVFAGKIVPKTLILKQHQREKMTSEIAIHKSLNHANIVGFHGFFEDDDFVFVVLEICRRRSLLELHKRRKAVTEPEARYFMTQLLNGVQYLHNNRVIHRDLKLGNIFLNDDMAVKIGDFGLATKIEFDGERKKTLCGTPNYIAPEVLCKKGHSYEVDVWSLGCILYTLLVGKPPFETSCLKETYNRIKKNNYTIPWHINPSAASLIKRMLHADPAQRPTVAELLTDEFFTSGYTPTRLPTTCLTVPPRFSIAPSSAAELGQRRPLTAINNKAGTEKVDMKEEPVQREAEPPECHLKNMLQQLNSIIAAKPSEKAVIRQEEAEDPACIPVFWISKWVDYSDKYGLGYQLCDNSVGVLFNDYTRLIMYADGDSLQYIDKSAVESYLSVCSYPSALNKKITLLKYFRNYMSEHLLKAGANIARREGDELARLPYLSLWFRTKSAIVLYLTSGTVQINFFQDHTKLILCPLMGAVTYIDEKRDFRTYKLSLLEEFGCSKELSSRIRYAKLMVEKLLDSKPSTAAH, encoded by the exons ATGAGCGCAGGCATTCCGAAGCCGGCCAACCCGGCCGCACATGTCGACCCGAAATCAGCTCCTCTCAAAGAGATTCCAGATCTCCTAGTGGACCCCCGCAAAATGAGGAGATACAGCAGAGGAAGGTTCCTCGGAAAAGGGGGGTTTGCAAAGTGCTACGAAATCACGGACTTGGAGACGAAGCAAGTTTTTGCCGGAAAAATCGTGCCGAAGACTCTGATCCTGAAGCAACATCAGCGGGAGAAAATGACATCGGAAATCGCCATTCACAAGAGTCTGAATCATGCAAACATCGTTGGTTTCCACGGGTTTTTTGAAGACGACGATTTCGTCTTTGTTGTCCTGGAAATCTGCAGGAGAAGG tCCTTGTTGGAGCTGCACAAGCGTCGTAAGGCTGTAACTGAGCCAGAGGCTCGCTACTTTATGACACAGCTGCTCAATGGTGTCCAGTACCTGCACAACAACAGAGTCATCCACAGAGATTTGAAATTGGGCAACATCTTCCTAAATGATGATATGGCAGTCAAGATAG GGGACTTTGGCCTGGCTACTAAGATTGAGTTCGATGGTGAGAGAAAGAAGACCTTGTGTGGAACGCCCAACTACATTGCACCTGAAGTGCTTTGTAAGAAAGGCCACAGCTACGAAGTCGACGTTTGGTCACTTGGTTGTATATT GTATACTTTGCTGGTGGGTAAACCCCCTTTTGAGACCTCCTGTCTGAAAGAGACTTACAATCGCATTAAGAAAAACAACTACACCATCCCCTGG CACATCAACCCATCTGCAGCTTCTCTTATCAAGCGGATGCTGCATGCTGATCCTGCCCAGAGGCCCACTGTTGCTGAGCTGCTTACAGACGAGTTTTTTACATCAGGCTACACTCCCACACGCCTCCCCACTACTTGCCTCACTGTGCCCCCGCGGTTTTCGATTGCCCCTTCCAGTGCTGCCGAGCTTGGCCAGAGACGCCCATTGACGGCTATTAACAACAAGG CAGGCACAGAGAAGGTGGACATGAAGGAAGAGCCTGTGCAGAG AGAGGCTGAGCCACCAGAGTGCCACCTAAAAAACATGCTGCAGCAGCTTAACAGCATCATTGCTGCCAAGCCCTCTGAGAAGGCTGTCATTCGCCAAG aagAGGCAGAGGACCCTGCATGTATCCCCGTTTTCTGGATCAGCAAATGGGTAGACTACTCTGACAAGTATGGATTGG GCTACCAGCTGTGTGACAACAGCGTGGGCGTGCTTTTCAATGATTACACGCGCCTGATCATGTACGCCGACGGAGACAGTCTTCAGTACATCGACAAGTCAGCGGTCGAGTCATACCTCAGCGTGTGCTCTTATCCTTCTGCCCTTAACAAGAAG ATAACACTGCTGAAATACTTCCGCAATTACATGAGCGAGCACCTGTTGAAGGCCGGCGCAAACATAGCACGGCGGGAAGGAGATGAGTTGGCGCGTCTGCCTTATCTTTCCCTCTGGTTCCGAACAAAGAGCGCCATTGTCCTGTACCTCACCAGTGGCACCGTTCAGATCAACTTCTTCCAG GACCACACCAAGCTGATCCTGTGTCCACTGATGGGTGCAGTTACCTATATTGACGAAAAGCGGGACTTTCGCACCTACAAGCTGTCTCTGCTGGAGGAGTTCGGCTGCAGTAAGGAGCTGTCCAGCCGCATTCGTTATGCCAAGCTCATGGTAGAGAAATTGCTGGACAGCAAGCCTTCCACTGCCGCACATTAg
- the palb2 gene encoding partner and localizer of BRCA2 produces the protein MEDNVGDIAHCEEQLRSTLYCDDKEKLRRKLALLQREYLKTARRLQRAERLDAVRRHVRSRITQQNHKDQEDQQVASNRHPKPSSLTLNTSDVSARGVPQCEGHSEGPADTDYTKRSQVIRFLLPSDAACPQTPDPSHDEPRGHRPSPAMRLRSQRSRLRWERRSAEAVRMTENSEDGQEHSGRMETERIDGEKKEIKSEETEIVNESEELFSASESESPSLLLTHWNTHANTDTGDVDEKEVQACQEQREMEFRVEGKKESPLQCWNPAIHNEDREKDCTLNGKIREIKGGEDGDNTGGESEIRLCEKTISTVTEQNEAENKPNEKEHHDNTMGIKEEESGMDGEKQCVGLLDSCTLVEGLLFPAEYYVRTTRRMASSQSQPDMQAVILSQLSTGRHRRGRGRGRRRGLGRNTQTNECLNEQTQSDFCPLTTPSGGPSKLSHLQATDASTELTSNSLSSSEISDQVSDSQNKTVGTSRPARGRRTKRARGRGRPQTPRSFLSLDTNDLALQRTLDNSHPISIPVSHSLTLHSADKPPSTLIAQEVVPLPDNQESSSTHSTATQTSSGVNGAQSKPMSVHLEEVYPVFLKSCAKANRSTKMSKSTTSWHSLLLPSSPPAQTSLGPLSFQSPVSLINNPMNFDIHQDFHLPDDQFASLKLRKLRQVALESGIESLTSPSHITRNRERHSDAHCSSSSDPVLLLPLPLSLTPTITDSPGFTVDKQATAQSVHSSNLAIDLKPASQQLAEGTSGQGTTETPREQQPENPNSTTHTRSTECVSVVEDFVTDCVSLDKEHESLNYNSHNSSSGICTSNTHRSKNHLQLQPHLNLVDRPAGKVNDSVNGNSDQLKMKEHASEKEPDCAGGQETSEGASDSCTAAEACNDTEAPGDSAAIHLARDSSEPSEAITSPVRDTSVETKNPAKDLRHTSVHSQLLQSPPLASPPGPFITPNLPSSAVLSSPTLPSLGLTPHPVFPLTSSPSAPSLTLPPPHSPSIQTLSPPALSPCPSFTSLHSSLPPASPSIQKQSSLDSPGTADHCHQVEPLRCLSASSIHLQSSGGLVDPSPRIEESANENKLRGTYTLKAPAGGCLVDACCLTGHSGGLFLAAAGKWAVCLWNQSSTFDWSLIHTWTFDEPVINVFPVPDAAGLMCVSLGQLEIREVRILSCSSLSHVLLCKGCIQAVVGAYKSKVVTSSLSATGSTLEVFNVSDSSSTQSSQLLVSPGVCVGALASVDGLSDALIGTDECGSLFIWNLKTGQLLQRVTIAEDLSHTSCLRGYSYCGVLFVLLQHQLLISLDREGTEVKAKDQIFSEEPNKEEMNKTALFSLVAVNPLSGKSVVATKLYPPKAWSGRLCEADVNSSSVVSRSQNGCVCVWELGHRVNSRMVWAPESEGWQLARWGGPDVLVTGHHNGDVTLHYYSQNSLCH, from the exons ATGGAGGACAATGTGGGAGACATCGCGCACTGTGAGGAACAGTTAAGGTCTACACTGTACTGTGATGACAAGGAGAAG CTTCGTAGGAAATTGGCACTGTTACAAAGGGAATATTTGAAGACAGCTCGGAGATTACAG CGCGCTGAGCGTTTGGATGCGGTGCGAAGACATGTGAGAAGCAGGATCACTCAGCAGAATCACAAGGACCAGGAAGATCAACAGGTGGCATCTAACCGCCATCCAAAGCCGTCTTCACTGACACTAAACACCAGCGATGTATCAGCCCGAGGCGTACCTCAGTGCGAGGGGCACTCTGAAG GTCCAGCAGATACTGATTACACCAAAAGAAGCCAGGTGATCAGGTTCCTGCTCCCCTCTGATGCTGCTTGTCCTCAGACCCCAGATCCCAGCCATGACGAACCTAGAGGTCACAGACCCAGCCCTGCCATGCGCCTCAGGTCTCAACGCAGCCGCCTACGTTGGGAAAGAAGGAGTGCTGAAGCTGTCAGGATGACAGAAAACAGTGAGGACGGACAAGAGCACAGTGGAAGGATGGAAACGGAAAGAATAGATGGAGAGAAGAAGGAAATCAAATCGGAGGAAACAGAGATTGTGAATGAAAGCGAAGAGCTGTTTTCTGCTTCAGAGTCTGagtctccctctctgctgctcaCACACTGGAACAcgcatgcaaacacagacacaggagaTGTGGATGAAAAGGAGGTTCAAGCATGTCAAGAGCAAAGAGAAATGGAATTCAGAgttgaagggaaaaaagaatCACCACTACAGTGTTGGAACCCTGCTATACACAATGAAGACAGGGAAAAAGACTGTACactaaatggaaaaataagagaaataaaAGGGGGAGAGGATGGTGACAATACTGGAGGAGAGAGTGAAATAAGGCTTTGTGAAAAGACCATTAGTACAGTCACTGAACAAAATGAAGCAGAGAACAAACCTAATGAGAAAGAGCATCATGATAATACCATgggaataaaagaagaagagagtggGATGGACGGAGAGAAACAATGTGTGGGCCTCTTAGACTCCTGTACTTTAGTGGAAGGACTACTTTTCCCAGCAGAATACTATGTGCGAACCACCAGGCGTATGGCATCGTCACAGAGTCAGCCTGACATGCAGGCCGTCATTCTTTCTCAGCTGAGCACAGGGCGACATCGCAGGGGCCGGGGCCGCGGCCGCAGGAGAGGTTTGGGCAGGAACACGCAGACCaatgaatgtttaaatgaacaaaCTCAATCAGATTTCTGCCCTCTCACTACTCCATCTGGAGGTCCTTCAAAACTTTCACATCTGCAGGCTACTGATGCATCCACTGAGCTCACCAGCAACAGCCTAAGCTCCAGTGAGATTTCAGATCAGGTCTCCGACAGTCAGAACAAGACAGTTGGCACTTCTCGTCCGGCGAGAGGCAGGAGGACGAAGAGGGCTAGAGGCAGAGGGAGACCCCAGACCCCTCGATCCTTTCTAAGTTTAGACACTAATGATTTAGCCCTTCAACGAACCTTAGACAATTCCCATCCCATCAGCATCCCCGTCTCTCATTCCCTGACTCTTCATTCAGCTGATAAACCACCATCTACTCTCATCGCACAAGAAGTTGTTCCATTGCCAGATAATCAAGAGTCTTCGTCCACCCACAGCACTGCTACCCAGACTTCTTCTGGAGTTAATGGAGCTCAGTCCAAACCTATGTCTGTGCACCTGGAGGAGGTCTATCCCGTCTTTTTGAAGAGCTGTGCCAAAGCTAACAGATCCACAAAGATGAGCAAAA GCACCACCAGCTGGCACTCTCTACTCTTGCCCTCGTCTCCACCTGCCCAAACGTCACTTGGtcctctttcttttcagtcCCCAGTCTCACTCATCAACAACCCAATGAACTTTGACATCCATCAAGACTTCCATCTTCCTGATGACCAGTTTGCCTCCCTGAAGCTACGCAAACTTCGCCAAGTTGCTCTGGAATCAGGGATTGAAAGTTTGACTTCACCGTCTCACATTACACGTAACCGTGAACGTCACTCTGATGCTCACTGCAGCAGTAGCAGTGACCCAGTGTTGCTGCTCCCTCTTCCACTCAGCCTTACACCGACAATTACAGATTCCCCTGGTTTCACGGTAGATAAACAAGCTACAGCACAGTCTGTCCACTCCAGTAACTTGGCAATAGACCTCAAGCCTGCAAGTCAGCAATTAGCTGAAGGGACATCTGGGCAAGGTACCACAGAAACACCTAGAGAACAACAGCCTGAAAACCCCAATTCAACAACTCACACGAGGTCGACAGAATGTGTTTCCGTGGTTGAAGATTTTGTTACCGACTGCGTCAGTCTTGATAAAGAGCACGAGTCTTTAAATTATAACAGTCATAACAGCAGCAGTGGAATCTGTACtagcaacacacacagatcGAAAAACCACCTTCAGCTACAGCCTCATTTAAACCTTGTAGACAGACCAGCTGGCAAAGTGAATGACTCTGTCAATGGAAACTCAGATCAACTTAAAATGAAAGAGCATGCATCAGAGAAAGAACCAGATTGTGCTGGTGGACAGGAAACATCCGAGGGAGCGTCTGACAGCTGCACTGCTGCAGAGGCATGTAATGACACTGAAGCTCCAGGAGACTCCGCTGCTATACATCTTGCCAGAGATTCAAGTGAACCTTCTGAAGCCATAACAAGTCCTGTCAGAGACACATCAGTGGAAACTAAAAATCCGGCGAAGGATTTAAGGCACACCAGTGTCCACTCTCAGCTCCTGCAGAGTCCACCTTTGGCTTCACCACCCGGCCCTTTTATAACCCCAAACCTGCCTTCCTCTGCTGTCTTGTCGAGCCCCACTCTACCTTCCCTAGGATTAACTCCCCACCCTGTCTTCCCCCTAACCTCGTCCCCCTCTGCCCCATCTCTCACACTGCCTCCTCCTCACAGCCCATCCATTCAGACCCTCTCCCCTCCAGCTCTTTCACCCTGTCCGTCCTTCACTTCCCTTCATTCAAGCCTCCCTCCTGCCTCTCCCTCAATCCAGAAGCAGTCTTCCTTAGATTCACCAGGTACAGCTGATCATTGTCATCAGGTTGAGCCTCTACGCTGCCTGAGTGCTTCCAGTATCCACCTGCAGAGCTCAGGTGGGCTGGTGGACCCTAGCCCTAGAATAGAAGAGTctgcaaatgaaaacaagttGAGAGGCACATACACCTTGAAG gcccCAGCAGGAGGCTGTCTGGTAGATGCATGCTGTCTGACTGGGCACTCTGGAGGTTTGTTTctagcagcagcaggaaaatgGGCAGTGTGCCTGTGGAATCAGAGTTCAACATTTGATTGGAGCCTAATACACACCTGGACCTTCGATGAG CCTGTTATCAATGTCTTTCCTGTCCCTGATGCTGCTGGGCTGATGTGTGTGAGTTTGGGCCAGTTGGAAATAAGAGAAGTGAG GATCCTGTCTTGCTCCAGCCTCTCCCATGTGTTGCTATGTAAGGGGTGCATCCAGGCTGTTGTAGGTGCGTACAAGTCCAAAGTGGTTACCTCGTCCCTGTCAGCAACAGGTTCCACACTGGAAGTGTTTAACGTGTCAGACAGCAGCAG CACGCAGAGCTCTCAGCTTCTCGTGTCTCCTGGTGTTTGTGTTGGGGCTCTTGCTTCAGTGGATGGACTTTCTGATGCTCTCATTGGCACAGATGAGTGTGGGAGCCTCTTTATCTG GAATTTGAAGACTGGACAGCTACTGCAGAGAGTCACCATCGCAGAGGACTTGTCCCACACATCCTGCCTCAGAGGATACTCCTACTGT ggAGTGTTATTCGTcctgctgcagcatcagttgCTCATTTCCCTGGATAGAGAAGGAACAGAGGTCAAAGCAAAAGATCAAATCTTTTCTGAGGAGCCGAATAAAGAGGAAATGAACAAGACTGCCTTGTTCTCCTTGGTTGCTGTTAACCCTCTGAGTGGAAAATCCGTCGTGGCTACCAAGCTGTATCCTCCCAAAGCCTGGTCAGGCAG ACTGTGTGAAGCTGACGTTAATAGCTCCAGTGTGGTGAGTCGGAGTCAGAacggctgtgtttgtgtgtgggagcTCGGGCATCGGGTGAACTCAAGGATGGTGTGGGCTCCGGAGAGCGAAGGCTGGCAGCTGGCTCGCTGGGGGGGGCCAGATGTGTTAGTGACTGGCCATCACAATGGAGATGTTACTCTACACTACTACAGTCAGAATTCACTCTGCCACTAG